The Thioflexithrix psekupsensis genome segment CTAAAGCTCGTTTGGCGGGTATGAAAGGGGGCTTGTCCACGCGAATGGGGAGCGCGTTACGGCATGCGGGTTGGCATTTGAGTCAACAGCCCGCGCAAAAACGACTTGTGCTACTTATTACCGACGGTGAACCTGCGGATATTGATGAGCGCGATCCCCAATATTTGCGTCAAGATACGAAAAAAGCGGTTGAAGAGTTGATGAAACAAGGTATTTTCACCTATTGTTTGACGCTTGATCCGTTGGCGGATCAGTATGTGTCTCGTATTTTCGGTGCCAATCGCTATGCGATTGTGGATCAAGTGGAGCGTTTGCCTGAGCGTTTACCTGCGATTTTTGCGGGCTTGACGGGGTAAATACAATACAATAGGGCAGACTTGTCTGTCTGCCCTGTTTTCAGGAGTGGCTTATGGAAATTTTTTTTATGAGTTTTGTGGTGTTGTCTCTGGTTGTGCTGGGTATGGCGATTGGTGTGATTTGGGGCAGACCGAGTATTAAAGGCAGTTGTGGTGGGTTGAATCATTTGGGAGAGGCTTCAAGCTGTGTTTGTTCGGCTGAAAAACAAAGCCAATGTGAAAAACGCCGCGAAAAACTCCCCGTAAATTGAATTTAAAACATAAGTACCTAACGGAAAATAATCTGGCATATCAATATTTCTACCGCCCCTACCCCCTCCTGCAAAGGTATCTACACAAGTCTATTCAGGTACTAATTTAGCGAATGCGGAGGAGGTTTTTCGGAGTAGGTTGCGGAATTGATGCAACTCGTCAACGCTGTAATTTTCAATGACTTCCAACATGGAGAGCAAGCTCCAAAAACCTGCCAGCAACGCAGACCAGGTGACAGGCTTGCTCCGTTTCATCTGTCGACCACTGAGCTTGACTAAAAAGCTCTGAATCTCTTTGGCAG includes the following:
- the nqrM gene encoding (Na+)-NQR maturation NqrM is translated as MEIFFMSFVVLSLVVLGMAIGVIWGRPSIKGSCGGLNHLGEASSCVCSAEKQSQCEKRREKLPVN